From a region of the Helianthus annuus cultivar XRQ/B chromosome 5, HanXRQr2.0-SUNRISE, whole genome shotgun sequence genome:
- the LOC110940776 gene encoding uncharacterized protein LOC110940776 gives MSVFCCKPTLLTLPPELCVVKEEPTNEVIDISDDDLPNPIPVVGVEESTDDEVPVVFRVDNHYRLKKKWAQLHGLDRKRDLIIKDSAGLTWDVSIGVEHSEGYPRYNVTGMKNFVRDKQLVKGSEFHMVYVKSKGILIYR, from the exons ATGAGTGTTTTCTGTTGCAAACCCACCCTATTAACTCTACCACCAGAACTTTGTGTTGTCAAAGAAGAACCTACAAATGAGGTGATTGATATTTCTGATGATGATTTGCCTAATCCCATTCCGGTAGTTGGTGTTGAAGAGAGTACGGACGATGAAGTACCGGTTGTATTTCGCGTGGACAATCATTAT CGACTAAAAAAGAAGTGGGCACAATTGCACGGTTTGGATCGTAAGAGGGATTTGATTATTAAGGACTCTGCTGGTTTGACTTGGGACGTGTCCATTGGTGTCGAGCACTCTGAAGGATATCCGCGCTATAACGTGACTGGTATGAAGAATTTTGTTCGAGACAAACAGTTAGTCAAAGGTTCCGAATTTCATATGGTTTACGTCAAAAGTAAAGGTATCTTGATTTACCGTTGA
- the LOC118492104 gene encoding ATP-dependent DNA helicase PIF1-like: MCLSVGTSSSNIDEINDFAKWLLEIGEGNLGDGNDGESTIEIPNDLLITDSTDPIQSLIDFVYPSVLDRFKDRDYFSERAILAPKNEVVHGINDRLLALFPGEEVEYLSSDSICPTEEINDPLHQDLYNPDVLNSVMVSGLPNHRLVLKLGVPVMLLRNIDQQNGLCNGTRLQITRLGKRVIEAEILSGGNVGSRTYIPRISMISSDKKIPFKFQRRQFPITICFAMTINKSQGQSLSRFGLYLRDPVFSHGQLYVALSRVKTRDGVKLLIFDKDGRPTNKTANVVYKEIFGKL, from the coding sequence ATGTGTTTATCTGTTGGAACCAGTAGTTCAAACATTGATGAGATAAACGATTTTGCGAAATGGCTTCTTGAAATTGGTGAAGGCAATCTTGGTGATGGTAACGATGGCGAGTCAACTATAGAAATACCAAACGATCTTTTAATAACTGATTCAACTGATCCAATTCAAAGCTTGATTGACTTTGTATATCCGTCAGTTCTTGACCGTTTTAAAGATCGTGACTACTTTTCGGAAAGAGCCATACTTGCTCCTAAAAATGAAGTTGTACATGGTATCAATGATCGTTTGCTTGCATTATTTCCTGGTGAAGAAGTAGAGTATCTTAGCTCAGATAGTATATGCCCAACTGAGGAAATTAATGATCCATTACACCAAGATTTGTATAATCCTGATGTGTTAAATAGTGTCATGGTTTCTGGATTACCAAATCATAGATTGGTGTTAAAGTTGGGTGTTCCAGTCATGCTTTTGAGGAACATTGATCAGCAAAATGGTTTATGCAATGGTACGCGTCTTCAGATTACACGTCTTGGTAAACGTGTTATCGAGGCTGAGATACTATCGGGAGGTAATGTTGGTTCAAGAACTTACATTCCCAGAATTAGCATGATATCGTCGGACAAGAAAATACCCTTCAAGTTTCAACGAAGGCAGTTTCCAATAACTATATGTTTTGCCATGACTATTAACAAAAGTCAAGGACAATCTCTTTCCAGATTTGGTCTATACCTAAGAGACCCTGTTTTCTCACATGGTCAGCTTTATGTTGCGTTGTCGAGAGTAAAGACCAGAGATGGCGTGAAGCTTTTAATATTTGACAAAGATGGAAGGCCAACGAATAAAACTGCAAATGTTGTTTACAAAGAAATATTTGGAAAATTGTAG